In one window of Schistosoma haematobium chromosome 5, whole genome shotgun sequence DNA:
- the PARP1_1 gene encoding Poly [ADP-ribose] polymerase 1, variant 2 (EggNog:ENOG410V5IH~COG:L), with amino-acid sequence MDYYNYWDCSYRKARALKVEKEVKNLLLNDDNGEQEMMRMIMKNGAVVDPQSELVNKATVLKDEKGEFMTAVLGMVDLIKGSNSFYKLQALQSDKSSRCWVFRAWGRIGTSIGGTKIESFPNATSARSTFKEIYFEKTGNEWEDRKNFRKMPHKFYELELDYNSSKKNEIQTISNIPCKLHPALQSLLKFICDVKSMEKTMAEFELDLRKMPLGKLSSNQIHEAYDVLNSLSKLVSSRPSTKQQSQPLDRTQILSESTRFYTLIPHDFGFKTPPMLDNKKIITKKIRMLEDLLEIELAYKMLQTKGDSKRNPLEEHYEQLHTKLEPLDSNCEDYKLILDYVRETHGATHTQYTLEVLNIFEVHRDGEDIRFAKCKIAQHNKQLLWHGSRQTNWMGILSQGLRIAPPDAPVTGYMFGKGIYFADIVSKSANYCFTTQSQPEGLLLLCEVILGDMNECLQADASDLPPNYHSRKGIGSVTPDPSTFHTNKDGVVYPIGKPIDSNVANTTLCYNEYIVYHVSQVKQKYLVRVKFHYK; translated from the exons ATGGATTATTACAACTACTGGGATTGTTCTTACCGGAAGGCTCGTGCATTAAaag TTGAGAAAGAGGTGAAAAATTTACTATTGAATGATGATAACGGTGAACAAGAAATGATGcgaatgataatgaaaaatgGTGCAGTGGTTGATCCTCAATCAGAACTGGTCAATAAAGCCACAGTATTGAAAGATGAGAAGGGAGAATTCATGACTGCTGTACTCGGTATGGTTGATTTAATCAAAGGTTCCAATTCATTTTACAA ACTTCAAGCGCTTCAATCTGATAAATCATCACGTTGTTGGGTATTTCGCGCATGGGGTCGTATTGGTACATCGATTGGTGGCACTAAAATTGAATCGTTTCCTAATGCCACTTCAGCTCGTTCAACATTCAAAgagatttattttgaaaaaactgGCAATGAATGGGAGGATCGTAAAAACTTTCGTAAAATGCCACATAAATTCTATGAGCTAGAATTAGATTATAACTCT TCAAAGAAGAATGAAATTCAAACTATCAGTAATATACCATGTAAACTACACCCGGCTCTACAATCGCTCTTAAAATTTATTTGTGATGTTAAATCTATGGAAAAAACAATGGCGGAATTTGAA CTTGATCTAAGAAAAATGCCTTTGGGTAAACTGTCTAGTAATCAAATTCATGAAGCTTATGATGTATTGAATTCTCTCAGTAAACTTGTTAGTTCACGTCCTTCTACTAAACAACAATCTCAACCATTGGATCGAACACAAATACTAAGTGAATCTACACGTTTCTATACATTGATCCCGCATGATTTCGGTTTCAAAACACCACCAATGTTAGATAATAAGAAAATTATTACCAAGAAAATACGCATGTTAGAAGATCTGTTAGAAATTGAATTAGCTTATAAAATGCTACAAACTAAAGGAGATTCTAAACGTAATCCATTGGAAGAGCATTATGAACAGTTGCATACTAAATTAGAG CCTTTAGATAGTAATTGTGAAGATTATAAATTGATTTTGGATTATGTACGTGAGACTCATGGCGCTACACATACACAATATACACTCGAAGTATTAAATATCTTTGAAGTACATCGTGATGGAGAGGATATTCGTTTTGCCAAGTGTAAAATTGCTCAACATAATAAACAGTTGTTATGGCATGGTTCACGTCAAACAAATTGGATGGGTATATT ATCTCAAGGTTTACGAATTGCACCGCCTGACGCTCCAGTTACTGGTTATATGTTTGGCAAAGGTATTTATTTCGCTGATATTGTCAGTAAATCAGCTAATTACTGTTTTACGACACAATCTCAACCGGAAGGACTCTTACTATTATGTGAAGTTATCCTAGGTgatatgaatgaatgtttaCAAGCGGACGCGAGTGACTTGCCACCAAACTATCATAGTCGTAAAG GCATTGGGTCAGTTACTCCGGATCCGTCGACATTTCACACCAATAAAGATGGTGTTGTTTATCCTATTGGTAAACCGATTGATTCAAATGTAGCAAATACCACTTTGTGTTATAATGAATACATTGTATACCATGTATCACAAgtgaaacaaaaatatttagttCGAGTGAAATTTCATTACAAATGA
- the PARP1_1 gene encoding Poly [ADP-ribose] polymerase 1, variant 3 (EggNog:ENOG410V5IH~COG:L): MQVEYKFDVDYAKSNRSKCNKCRVEIDQNSLRIAMLVQAPNFDGKIPRWFHYDCFWKSKAHVESTAEIKHFDSIRWEDQEKIRSAINSEIGSLKPTKTRKFTVKLSDGDLSCTHCQKPLKHERHTVCESGKKPTLMCHLSCFLKSNECPEDISQLIGFRKLSTVDQDAVVLAFRENSKENRKRPGQQTEQDSKLKKPKLNGDVEQDELRKQNKLLWSLRDKLESQVSKEALIGLLEYNKQHVPSGLSRLLDAVADAMIFGALQYCPSCKNGPLHYSNGQFKCSAMATEWVQCLYYTRTPDRRKFKIPEEYHDVDFLKNYKYVKRTRLFPPDSVSDVTGPLTGLFFYITNGPFDSGKTKEQLIRELANLGGAIMSKLSVNSIVVSTLNELEQIQSDNNDTNKTYSKEALTTARSYGLRVINEQFLSEFNPNSLDSKKLESKIQQLLAKYTISNWEVKARALKVEKEVKNLLLNDDNGEQEMMRMIMKNGAVVDPQSELVNKATVLKDEKGEFMTAVLGMVDLIKGSNSFYKLQALQSDKSSRCWVFRAWGRIGTSIGGTKIESFPNATSARSTFKEIYFEKTGNEWEDRKNFRKMPHKFYELELDYNSSKKNEIQTISNIPCKLHPALQSLLKFICDVKSMEKTMAEFELDLRKMPLGKLSSNQIHEAYDVLNSLSKLVSSRPSTKQQSQPLDRTQILSESTRFYTLIPHDFGFKTPPMLDNKKIITKKIRMLEDLLEIELAYKMLQTKGDSKRNPLEEHYEQLHTKLEPLDSNCEDYKLILDYVRETHGATHTQYTLEVLNIFEVHRDGEDIRFAKCKIAQHNKQLLWHGSRQTNWMGILSQGLRIAPPDAPVTGYMFGKGIYFADIVSKSANYCFTTQSQPEGLLLLCEVILGDMNECLQADASDLPPNYHSRKGIGSVTPDPSTFHTNKDGVVYPIGKPIDSNVANTTLCYNEYIVYHVSQVKQKYLVRVKFHYK; this comes from the exons aTGCAAGTAGAGTATAAATTCGATGTGGATTATGCCAAAAGTAACAGATCTAAGTGCAATAAATGCAGAGTTGAAATCGACCAAAATTCTCTGCGTATCGCCATGTTGGTACAAGCACCAAATTTCGACGGGAAAATCCCCAGATGGTTTCATTACGATTGTTTCTGGAAATCGAAAGCGCATGTTGAGAGTACTGCTGAGATTAAACATTTCGATTCCATTcgttgggaagatcaagaaaaaaTTAGATCTGCAATCAATAGTGAAATCGGTTCTTTAAAGCCAACCAAAACCCGTAAATTCACTGTGAAGTTATCAGATGGGGATTTATCGTGTACTCATTGCCAGAAACCACTAAAGCAT GAACGTCATACAGTATGTGAATCTGGGAAAAAGCCAACATTGATGTGTCACCTATCCTGTTTTCTTAAAAGTAATGAGTGTCCAGAGGATATTTCACA ACTGATAGGTTTTCGTAAATTGTCAACTGTCGATCAGGATGCAGTTGTTTTGGCATTTCGTGAAAACTCAAA GGAAAATCGTAAACGTCCTGGACAGCAAACTGAACAAGATTCAAAATTGAAAAAACCTAAATTAAATGGAGATGTTGAACAG GATGAATTacgtaaacaaaataaattattatggaGTTTAAGAGATAAACTAGAAAGTCAAGTATCCAAAGAAGCATTAATTGGTTTATTGGAATACAATAAACAACATGTTCCATCTGGATTATCTCGTTTATTGGATGCAGTTGCTGACGCTATGATATTCGGTGCTCTACAATATTGTCCTAGTTGTAAAAATGGACCATTACATTATAGTAATGGACAGTTTAAATGTAGTGCTATGGCAACTGAATGGGTTCAATGCCTTTATTATACACGGACACCTGATCGAAGAAAGTTTAAAATACCTGAGGAATATCAtgatgttgatttttt aaaaaattacaaatatgttaAGCGTACACGATTATTTCCACCTGATTCAGTGTCTGATGTTACTGGTCCATTAACTGGCCTGTTTTTCTACATTACAAATGGACCGTTCGACAGCggaaaaacaaaagaacaattaATACGTGAATTGGCCAATCTAGGTGGTGCTATTATGAGTAAG CTCAGTGTTAATTCAATTGTTGTCTCCACATTGAACGAATTGGAACAAATTCaaagtgataataatgatacGAATAAAACTTACTCGAAAGAAGCACTGACAACTGCACGTTCTTATGGTTTACGTGTCATCAATGAACAATTCTTATCAGAATTCAATCCTAACAGTTTGGACTCTAAAAAATTGGAATCGAAAATCCAGCAACTCTTAGCCAAATATACAATATCCAATTGGGAGGTGAAG GCTCGTGCATTAAaag TTGAGAAAGAGGTGAAAAATTTACTATTGAATGATGATAACGGTGAACAAGAAATGATGcgaatgataatgaaaaatgGTGCAGTGGTTGATCCTCAATCAGAACTGGTCAATAAAGCCACAGTATTGAAAGATGAGAAGGGAGAATTCATGACTGCTGTACTCGGTATGGTTGATTTAATCAAAGGTTCCAATTCATTTTACAA ACTTCAAGCGCTTCAATCTGATAAATCATCACGTTGTTGGGTATTTCGCGCATGGGGTCGTATTGGTACATCGATTGGTGGCACTAAAATTGAATCGTTTCCTAATGCCACTTCAGCTCGTTCAACATTCAAAgagatttattttgaaaaaactgGCAATGAATGGGAGGATCGTAAAAACTTTCGTAAAATGCCACATAAATTCTATGAGCTAGAATTAGATTATAACTCT TCAAAGAAGAATGAAATTCAAACTATCAGTAATATACCATGTAAACTACACCCGGCTCTACAATCGCTCTTAAAATTTATTTGTGATGTTAAATCTATGGAAAAAACAATGGCGGAATTTGAA CTTGATCTAAGAAAAATGCCTTTGGGTAAACTGTCTAGTAATCAAATTCATGAAGCTTATGATGTATTGAATTCTCTCAGTAAACTTGTTAGTTCACGTCCTTCTACTAAACAACAATCTCAACCATTGGATCGAACACAAATACTAAGTGAATCTACACGTTTCTATACATTGATCCCGCATGATTTCGGTTTCAAAACACCACCAATGTTAGATAATAAGAAAATTATTACCAAGAAAATACGCATGTTAGAAGATCTGTTAGAAATTGAATTAGCTTATAAAATGCTACAAACTAAAGGAGATTCTAAACGTAATCCATTGGAAGAGCATTATGAACAGTTGCATACTAAATTAGAG CCTTTAGATAGTAATTGTGAAGATTATAAATTGATTTTGGATTATGTACGTGAGACTCATGGCGCTACACATACACAATATACACTCGAAGTATTAAATATCTTTGAAGTACATCGTGATGGAGAGGATATTCGTTTTGCCAAGTGTAAAATTGCTCAACATAATAAACAGTTGTTATGGCATGGTTCACGTCAAACAAATTGGATGGGTATATT ATCTCAAGGTTTACGAATTGCACCGCCTGACGCTCCAGTTACTGGTTATATGTTTGGCAAAGGTATTTATTTCGCTGATATTGTCAGTAAATCAGCTAATTACTGTTTTACGACACAATCTCAACCGGAAGGACTCTTACTATTATGTGAAGTTATCCTAGGTgatatgaatgaatgtttaCAAGCGGACGCGAGTGACTTGCCACCAAACTATCATAGTCGTAAAG GCATTGGGTCAGTTACTCCGGATCCGTCGACATTTCACACCAATAAAGATGGTGTTGTTTATCCTATTGGTAAACCGATTGATTCAAATGTAGCAAATACCACTTTGTGTTATAATGAATACATTGTATACCATGTATCACAAgtgaaacaaaaatatttagttCGAGTGAAATTTCATTACAAATGA
- the PARP1_1 gene encoding Poly [ADP-ribose] polymerase 1 (EggNog:ENOG410V5IH~COG:L), with the protein MMRMIMKNGAVVDPQSELVNKATVLKDEKGEFMTAVLGMVDLIKGSNSFYKLQALQSDKSSRCWVFRAWGRIGTSIGGTKIESFPNATSARSTFKEIYFEKTGNEWEDRKNFRKMPHKFYELELDYNSSKKNEIQTISNIPCKLHPALQSLLKFICDVKSMEKTMAEFELDLRKMPLGKLSSNQIHEAYDVLNSLSKLVSSRPSTKQQSQPLDRTQILSESTRFYTLIPHDFGFKTPPMLDNKKIITKKIRMLEDLLEIELAYKMLQTKGDSKRNPLEEHYEQLHTKLEPLDSNCEDYKLILDYVRETHGATHTQYTLEVLNIFEVHRDGEDIRFAKCKIAQHNKQLLWHGSRQTNWMGILSQGLRIAPPDAPVTGYMFGKGIYFADIVSKSANYCFTTQSQPEGLLLLCEVILGDMNECLQADASDLPPNYHSRKGIGSVTPDPSTFHTNKDGVVYPIGKPIDSNVANTTLCYNEYIVYHVSQVKQKYLVRVKFHYK; encoded by the exons ATGATGcgaatgataatgaaaaatgGTGCAGTGGTTGATCCTCAATCAGAACTGGTCAATAAAGCCACAGTATTGAAAGATGAGAAGGGAGAATTCATGACTGCTGTACTCGGTATGGTTGATTTAATCAAAGGTTCCAATTCATTTTACAA ACTTCAAGCGCTTCAATCTGATAAATCATCACGTTGTTGGGTATTTCGCGCATGGGGTCGTATTGGTACATCGATTGGTGGCACTAAAATTGAATCGTTTCCTAATGCCACTTCAGCTCGTTCAACATTCAAAgagatttattttgaaaaaactgGCAATGAATGGGAGGATCGTAAAAACTTTCGTAAAATGCCACATAAATTCTATGAGCTAGAATTAGATTATAACTCT TCAAAGAAGAATGAAATTCAAACTATCAGTAATATACCATGTAAACTACACCCGGCTCTACAATCGCTCTTAAAATTTATTTGTGATGTTAAATCTATGGAAAAAACAATGGCGGAATTTGAA CTTGATCTAAGAAAAATGCCTTTGGGTAAACTGTCTAGTAATCAAATTCATGAAGCTTATGATGTATTGAATTCTCTCAGTAAACTTGTTAGTTCACGTCCTTCTACTAAACAACAATCTCAACCATTGGATCGAACACAAATACTAAGTGAATCTACACGTTTCTATACATTGATCCCGCATGATTTCGGTTTCAAAACACCACCAATGTTAGATAATAAGAAAATTATTACCAAGAAAATACGCATGTTAGAAGATCTGTTAGAAATTGAATTAGCTTATAAAATGCTACAAACTAAAGGAGATTCTAAACGTAATCCATTGGAAGAGCATTATGAACAGTTGCATACTAAATTAGAG CCTTTAGATAGTAATTGTGAAGATTATAAATTGATTTTGGATTATGTACGTGAGACTCATGGCGCTACACATACACAATATACACTCGAAGTATTAAATATCTTTGAAGTACATCGTGATGGAGAGGATATTCGTTTTGCCAAGTGTAAAATTGCTCAACATAATAAACAGTTGTTATGGCATGGTTCACGTCAAACAAATTGGATGGGTATATT ATCTCAAGGTTTACGAATTGCACCGCCTGACGCTCCAGTTACTGGTTATATGTTTGGCAAAGGTATTTATTTCGCTGATATTGTCAGTAAATCAGCTAATTACTGTTTTACGACACAATCTCAACCGGAAGGACTCTTACTATTATGTGAAGTTATCCTAGGTgatatgaatgaatgtttaCAAGCGGACGCGAGTGACTTGCCACCAAACTATCATAGTCGTAAAG GCATTGGGTCAGTTACTCCGGATCCGTCGACATTTCACACCAATAAAGATGGTGTTGTTTATCCTATTGGTAAACCGATTGATTCAAATGTAGCAAATACCACTTTGTGTTATAATGAATACATTGTATACCATGTATCACAAgtgaaacaaaaatatttagttCGAGTGAAATTTCATTACAAATGA